One Roseomonas gilardii subsp. gilardii genomic region harbors:
- a CDS encoding peptidase M14, protein MTVLTDIAIPRSLDLLVGRCLGGGPGRRAEAWLFEDEATRRGAEERLREAGIEARLRSAYKPLLHFFLEEVALEGVTAIRVRHPVPAAANPLRFRMEAYPLAALLGGRPLRFEPGGDDLHYEVTLWRGSGDEEIHRVFAPNRLRRDLLGRESLSPCGWWRSREAAPDGRPMEDEAFETEYEAAFRFAMESLERHDWGEAGARFGMLEMRVETGGIERPLPYGAECLSTREALHEDLYFSALEFFGARAGLPPGDRRLRPGQIVPDIWPAQGETRLRIAILPGKVAEAAGDGEPGHAPARVEDGLEAADRPLPLERVALELEALPGERFGALSVQGRPVRGVQVPGATGIGLVVTAGQHANETSGVVGALRAARILAGAGRLGFALIPLENPDGYALHERFRRVHPHHMHHAARYTALGDDLEARDGPPWHEKAARLEAFRRTGARLHVNLHGYPAHEWTRPLSGYLPRGFESWSIPRGFFLILRHGPGLEGMAGELMRHVAARVAAIPGLAAFNRRHAALYEAHLGEAPQPSHAGIPYSLAPRPRPGPPLALITEFPDETIEGEDFRLAHAVQREAVLAAAEWLEQGWEAIPTA, encoded by the coding sequence ATGACCGTCCTGACCGACATCGCGATTCCGCGCAGCCTGGATCTCCTGGTCGGGCGCTGTCTCGGCGGCGGGCCGGGGCGGCGGGCGGAGGCCTGGCTCTTCGAGGACGAGGCCACGCGGCGGGGCGCGGAGGAGAGGCTGCGCGAAGCCGGCATCGAGGCCAGGCTGCGCAGCGCCTATAAGCCGCTGCTGCACTTCTTTCTGGAGGAGGTGGCGCTGGAGGGGGTCACGGCGATCCGTGTCCGCCACCCCGTCCCTGCCGCGGCGAATCCGCTCCGCTTCCGGATGGAGGCCTATCCCCTGGCGGCACTGCTGGGCGGCCGCCCGTTGCGCTTCGAGCCCGGTGGGGACGACCTGCATTATGAGGTCACCCTGTGGCGGGGCTCCGGGGACGAGGAGATCCACCGGGTTTTCGCGCCAAACCGGCTTCGGCGGGATCTGCTGGGCCGGGAAAGCCTTTCGCCCTGTGGCTGGTGGCGTTCCCGGGAGGCGGCCCCGGATGGACGGCCCATGGAGGACGAAGCCTTCGAGACGGAATACGAGGCGGCCTTCCGGTTCGCGATGGAGAGCCTGGAGCGGCACGACTGGGGCGAAGCGGGGGCGCGTTTCGGCATGCTGGAGATGCGGGTGGAGACAGGGGGCATCGAGCGGCCTCTGCCCTATGGTGCGGAATGCCTCAGCACGCGGGAGGCCCTGCACGAGGATCTGTATTTCTCGGCCCTGGAGTTCTTCGGTGCACGCGCGGGGCTGCCGCCCGGGGACCGGCGTTTGCGGCCCGGCCAGATCGTTCCGGATATCTGGCCTGCCCAGGGAGAGACCCGCCTGCGGATCGCCATTCTTCCGGGGAAGGTGGCGGAGGCGGCTGGGGACGGCGAACCGGGCCATGCCCCTGCGAGGGTGGAAGATGGGCTGGAAGCAGCGGACCGGCCCCTGCCGCTGGAACGGGTGGCGCTGGAGCTCGAAGCCCTGCCCGGCGAGCGTTTCGGGGCCCTGTCGGTGCAGGGCAGGCCGGTGCGCGGGGTGCAGGTACCGGGCGCGACCGGAATCGGCCTGGTCGTGACGGCGGGGCAGCATGCCAACGAGACCTCCGGCGTGGTCGGGGCGCTGCGGGCCGCGCGGATCCTGGCCGGCGCGGGCAGGCTGGGCTTCGCCCTGATTCCGCTGGAAAATCCGGATGGTTATGCGTTGCACGAGCGGTTCCGGCGGGTGCATCCGCATCACATGCATCACGCCGCGCGCTACACGGCGCTCGGGGATGATCTGGAGGCGCGGGATGGGCCGCCCTGGCACGAGAAGGCGGCCCGGCTGGAAGCCTTCCGCCGGACCGGCGCCCGGCTGCATGTGAATCTCCACGGTTATCCCGCCCATGAATGGACAAGGCCGCTTTCGGGCTACCTGCCGCGCGGCTTCGAGTCCTGGAGCATTCCCCGGGGATTTTTCCTGATCCTCCGTCACGGGCCAGGGCTGGAGGGGATGGCGGGGGAGCTGATGCGCCACGTGGCCGCACGTGTCGCGGCCATCCCGGGGTTGGCAGCTTTCAACCGGCGGCATGCGGCCCTCTATGAGGCGCATCTGGGGGAAGCGCCGCAGCCAAGCCATGCTGGGATCCCCTACAGTCTCGCGCCACGGCCAAGGCCGGGGCCGCCTTTGGCTCTGATCACGGAATTCCCGGATGAGACGATCGAAGGGGAAGATTTCCGCTTGGCCCATGCCGTGCAGCGGGAAGCGGTGCTGGCTGCCGCGGAGTGGCTGGAGCAGGGTTGGGAGGCGATCCCCACCGCTTAG
- a CDS encoding LysR family transcriptional regulator produces MLDPLTLDQLRVLVAVADTGSFSAAARKLQRVQSAVSQSIQALEGTLRLTLFDRSEKKPRPTEAGWVMIADARRLLDSAAALRERAASIATGLEAELTVAVDQLLPLDALMSALRAMSLEFPQLQVRLLTEGVGAPERYLREGRAHLAVYATAVTGATDLEREFLTDVAMVPVVSSTHPLAAMEGSLSRDVLAEHVQLVLTDVSEQTGWSVGVVSHHIWRFADMHTRLEFLLGGFGWCNMPLHLVKPHLSSGALKRLHPKERDGFSVALSVVHRRQSPPGRAGRWLIEHLREHLGKGG; encoded by the coding sequence ATGCTCGATCCCTTGACCCTGGACCAGCTCCGCGTCCTCGTGGCGGTGGCGGATACGGGCAGCTTCTCGGCCGCCGCCCGCAAGCTGCAGCGCGTGCAGTCGGCGGTCAGCCAGTCCATCCAGGCGCTGGAAGGCACGCTGCGCCTGACCCTTTTCGACCGGTCCGAGAAGAAGCCCCGCCCCACCGAGGCGGGATGGGTGATGATCGCCGATGCGCGGCGGCTGCTCGACAGCGCGGCGGCACTGCGGGAACGGGCGGCCAGCATCGCCACGGGGCTGGAGGCGGAGCTGACCGTGGCAGTGGACCAGCTCCTGCCGCTGGATGCCCTCATGTCCGCGCTGCGGGCGATGAGCCTGGAATTCCCGCAGCTTCAGGTCCGGCTGCTGACGGAAGGGGTCGGCGCGCCGGAACGTTATCTGCGGGAGGGGCGGGCGCATCTGGCCGTCTATGCCACCGCCGTCACCGGGGCCACCGATCTGGAGCGCGAGTTCCTGACCGACGTGGCCATGGTGCCGGTGGTGAGCAGCACCCATCCCCTGGCCGCGATGGAGGGGTCCCTGTCGCGCGACGTGCTGGCGGAGCATGTGCAACTCGTGCTGACGGATGTCTCGGAGCAGACCGGCTGGTCGGTCGGGGTGGTCAGCCATCACATCTGGCGCTTCGCCGACATGCACACCCGTCTGGAATTCCTGCTGGGCGGCTTCGGCTGGTGCAACATGCCGCTGCATCTGGTGAAGCCGCATCTGAGCAGCGGCGCGCTCAAGCGCCTGCATCCCAAGGAGCGCGATGGGTTCAGCGTGGCCCTGTCCGTGGTGCACCGGCGCCAGAGCCCCCCGGGCCGGGCGGGGCGCTGGCTGATCGAGCATCTGCGGGAGCATCTCGGCAAGGGCGGCTGA
- a CDS encoding DNA recombination protein RmuC, which produces METWLILLVLLPGLAALLLLLFRRPSPAALPAETLMPLVERLGAIQSGVGEQLAQQAREVEAALAAQNQRLAEAQALAAERARAQEAALAERLAQATQAMTESLIEQGRRVNEAVAAQNERLNAALTGQSERVARQLTEQFAATQETAKAIGERLAVIDAARGNIEALGAQVTTLSGILANKQSRGAFGEVQLRRLVEDRLPADGYSWQHTLSNRHRADCLIHLPHPPGPVVVDSKFPLEGWLNQRDSEGRERDAAAKAFASDMRKHIGDIATKYLIPGETAEGALLFVPSEAIYAELHATQAPLVEEAARMGVYIVSPSTLWAVLGTMRALMQDVRIRAEARRIQDEVKRMATEVGRLDTRVAKLKKHFSDMQDDVRMIDITTEKIVRASERMAAVELEEAAGAPPAVSLAEASPASLPRA; this is translated from the coding sequence TTGGAAACCTGGCTGATCCTTCTGGTCCTGCTGCCCGGGCTGGCGGCACTGCTCCTGCTGCTCTTCCGCCGTCCCTCTCCCGCCGCCCTGCCGGCGGAAACGCTGATGCCCCTGGTGGAGCGGCTGGGCGCGATTCAGTCCGGTGTCGGCGAGCAACTGGCACAGCAGGCGCGGGAGGTCGAGGCGGCGCTGGCGGCGCAGAACCAGCGGCTGGCGGAGGCCCAGGCCCTGGCGGCGGAGCGGGCCAGGGCGCAGGAGGCGGCGCTGGCCGAGCGGCTGGCGCAGGCGACCCAGGCCATGACCGAAAGCCTGATCGAGCAGGGCCGGCGGGTGAACGAGGCGGTGGCAGCGCAGAACGAACGCCTGAACGCCGCGCTCACCGGGCAGAGCGAGCGGGTGGCGCGGCAGCTCACCGAGCAGTTCGCCGCCACGCAGGAAACCGCCAAGGCGATCGGCGAGCGTCTGGCGGTGATCGACGCCGCGCGCGGGAATATCGAGGCGCTGGGCGCGCAGGTGACGACGCTGTCGGGCATCCTGGCCAACAAGCAGTCACGCGGCGCCTTCGGCGAGGTGCAGTTGCGCCGGCTGGTGGAGGACCGGCTGCCGGCGGACGGCTATTCCTGGCAGCACACGCTGAGCAACCGGCACCGCGCCGACTGCCTGATCCACCTGCCACACCCGCCCGGCCCGGTGGTGGTGGACAGCAAGTTCCCGCTGGAGGGCTGGCTGAACCAGCGCGACTCCGAGGGGCGGGAGCGCGACGCCGCCGCCAAGGCCTTCGCCAGCGACATGCGCAAGCATATCGGCGACATCGCCACCAAGTACCTGATCCCCGGCGAGACGGCGGAGGGGGCACTGCTTTTCGTGCCCTCCGAGGCGATCTATGCGGAACTGCACGCCACCCAGGCGCCGCTGGTCGAGGAAGCGGCGCGGATGGGGGTCTATATCGTCTCGCCCTCCACCCTCTGGGCCGTGCTCGGCACGATGCGGGCGCTGATGCAGGACGTGCGCATCCGGGCCGAGGCCAGGCGGATCCAGGACGAGGTGAAGCGCATGGCCACCGAGGTCGGCCGCCTCGACACGCGGGTGGCCAAGCTCAAGAAGCACTTCTCCGACATGCAGGACGATGTGCGGATGATCGACATCACCACGGAGAAGATCGTCCGCGCCTCCGAGCGCATGGCGGCGGTGGAGTTGGAGGAGGCGGCCGGCGCGCCGCCGGCCGTTTCGCTGGCCGAGGCATCCCCGGCCTCCCTGCCGCGGGCCTGA
- a CDS encoding ABC transporter substrate-binding protein, which yields MKPTRRDALLLAPALAAGTLLGRRALAQAPQGAAGVTRGGVLTAHLAGEQRILNPALRASTGVYIITSKIIESLVDLDAEGKPVGILATGWEAAPDGKTITFRLREGVKWHDGKPFTAADVQYNAMELWKTQLNYSTQLQQYLTAVDTPDEHTAVFRYSQPMPLNLLLRALCDLGYVVPKHVFAGTNVLENPANTAPIGTGPFRFVQYERGQYVIAERNPDYWRQGFPYLDRIVWRFINDRSAASAALESGQIQVSAYNGLPMADLDRLAKDSRFTVTTRGTEANAFNNTLEFNHRRKELSDVRVRRAIAHAIDVPFFIENFLYGQGRPANGPIPSSSTAFYPADVKFPYAFDKKKAESLLDEAGYKRGAGGVRFTLRLVPIQNGEDVPLLATYIQQSLQAVGIRVEIVNLDIAGALSAVYRDWNFDLATGWHQYRGDPAVSTTVWYRSGSPKGAPWTNQWGWKSETIDELTDRAAAELDPAKRKALYAEWTKEINEALPIWMITEREFQTAASKRVRNGMNYPRWGSGDWHDTWLAAG from the coding sequence ATGAAGCCGACCCGGCGCGATGCCCTGTTGCTGGCCCCTGCCCTGGCCGCCGGCACGCTCCTCGGGCGCCGCGCCCTGGCCCAGGCCCCTCAAGGGGCCGCCGGCGTCACCCGCGGTGGGGTGCTCACGGCGCATCTGGCGGGCGAGCAGCGCATCCTGAACCCCGCGCTGCGCGCCTCCACCGGCGTCTACATCATCACCAGCAAGATAATCGAATCCCTGGTGGACCTGGATGCCGAGGGCAAGCCGGTCGGCATCCTGGCCACGGGCTGGGAGGCGGCGCCGGACGGCAAGACCATCACCTTCAGGCTGCGGGAGGGCGTGAAGTGGCATGACGGCAAGCCCTTCACCGCCGCCGACGTGCAGTACAACGCGATGGAGCTGTGGAAGACCCAGCTCAACTACTCCACCCAGTTGCAGCAGTACCTGACCGCGGTGGACACGCCGGACGAGCACACCGCCGTCTTCCGCTACTCCCAGCCCATGCCGCTGAACCTGCTGCTGCGCGCGCTCTGCGACCTCGGCTATGTGGTGCCGAAGCACGTCTTCGCCGGGACAAACGTGCTGGAGAACCCGGCCAACACCGCCCCGATCGGCACCGGCCCCTTCCGCTTCGTGCAGTACGAGCGCGGCCAGTACGTGATCGCCGAGCGCAACCCGGACTACTGGCGCCAGGGCTTCCCCTATCTCGACCGGATCGTCTGGCGCTTCATCAACGACCGCTCGGCGGCCTCGGCGGCGCTGGAATCGGGGCAGATCCAGGTCTCGGCCTATAACGGGCTGCCGATGGCCGATCTCGACCGGCTGGCGAAGGACAGCCGTTTCACCGTGACCACCCGGGGCACGGAGGCGAACGCCTTCAACAACACGCTGGAATTCAACCACCGGCGCAAGGAGCTGTCGGATGTCCGGGTGCGCCGGGCCATCGCGCATGCCATCGACGTGCCCTTCTTCATCGAGAACTTCCTCTACGGCCAGGGCCGCCCGGCCAATGGCCCCATCCCCTCCTCCTCCACGGCCTTCTACCCGGCCGACGTGAAGTTCCCGTATGCCTTCGACAAGAAGAAGGCCGAGTCCCTGCTGGACGAGGCGGGCTACAAGCGCGGCGCCGGCGGGGTGCGCTTTACCCTGCGCCTCGTGCCGATCCAGAACGGCGAGGATGTGCCGCTGCTCGCCACCTACATCCAGCAGTCGCTCCAGGCCGTGGGCATCCGGGTGGAGATCGTGAACCTCGACATCGCCGGCGCCCTTTCGGCCGTGTACCGCGACTGGAACTTCGACCTGGCCACGGGCTGGCACCAGTACCGCGGCGACCCCGCGGTCTCCACCACCGTCTGGTACCGTTCCGGCAGCCCCAAGGGCGCGCCCTGGACCAACCAGTGGGGCTGGAAGTCCGAGACGATCGACGAACTCACCGACCGTGCCGCGGCGGAGCTCGACCCGGCGAAGCGCAAGGCGCTCTATGCCGAGTGGACGAAGGAGATCAACGAGGCGCTGCCGATCTGGATGATCACCGAGCGCGAGTTCCAGACCGCCGCCAGCAAGCGGGTGCGGAACGGCATGAACTACCCACGCTGGGGCTCCGGCGACTGGCACGACACCTGGCTCGCCGCCGGCTGA
- a CDS encoding ABC transporter permease produces MRVLALAGRRLLASLPTLLIILVGLFLLLQLAPGDTVDALMAQMGGGDPVQMEQLRQFYGLDAPVAVQLGRYLMRLVRFDLGFSAIYGQPVVRVIGERLPVTLLLMGSALCFSFAAGTALGVLAARRVNRWPDTLISTLGLVFYATPSFWFGLMGIVLFAVHLGWLPAGGFEEIGAGHTGLTRALDIAWHLVLPTATLALIFLATYLRIMRAAMLEVMTQDFIRTARAKGLGETGVVVRHALRNALLPMVTLVGLQAGTMLGGSVVVESVFALPGLGRLAYDAVVQRDLNMLLGIVFTSALLVIVVNFCVDLLYAKLDPRIAADR; encoded by the coding sequence GTGCGTGTCCTGGCGCTCGCGGGGCGGCGGCTACTGGCCAGCCTGCCGACCCTGCTGATCATCCTGGTCGGCCTGTTCCTGCTGCTCCAGCTCGCCCCCGGCGACACGGTGGACGCGCTGATGGCGCAGATGGGCGGCGGTGACCCGGTGCAGATGGAACAACTCCGTCAGTTCTACGGGCTCGACGCCCCGGTGGCGGTGCAGCTCGGCCGCTACCTGATGCGGCTGGTGCGGTTCGACCTGGGCTTCTCCGCCATCTACGGACAGCCGGTGGTGCGGGTGATCGGGGAGCGCCTGCCGGTCACGCTGCTGCTGATGGGCTCGGCGCTCTGTTTCTCCTTCGCGGCCGGCACGGCGCTGGGGGTGCTGGCGGCACGGCGGGTGAACCGCTGGCCGGACACGCTGATCTCCACGCTGGGGCTGGTCTTCTACGCCACGCCGTCCTTCTGGTTCGGGCTGATGGGCATCGTGCTCTTCGCGGTCCATCTCGGCTGGCTGCCGGCCGGAGGGTTCGAGGAGATCGGCGCGGGCCATACCGGCCTGACCCGCGCGCTGGACATCGCCTGGCACCTCGTCCTGCCCACCGCGACGCTCGCTTTGATCTTCCTCGCCACCTATCTGCGGATCATGCGCGCCGCGATGCTGGAGGTGATGACGCAGGACTTCATCCGCACCGCCCGCGCCAAGGGACTGGGCGAGACCGGGGTGGTGGTGCGCCACGCGCTGCGCAACGCGCTGCTGCCGATGGTCACGCTGGTGGGGCTGCAGGCCGGGACCATGCTGGGCGGCTCGGTGGTGGTGGAAAGCGTCTTCGCCCTGCCCGGCCTCGGCCGGCTCGCCTATGACGCGGTGGTGCAGCGGGACCTGAACATGCTGCTCGGCATCGTCTTCACCTCCGCCTTGCTGGTGATCGTGGTGAATTTCTGCGTGGACCTGCTCTACGCGAAGCTCGACCCGCGCATCGCCGCCGACCGCTGA
- a CDS encoding ABC transporter permease codes for MDAFRRYLRSPPAVIGLLLLVLVVAAALAAPLLYPDDPLRLAGRPLQWPGANPRFPLGTDPSGRDIAAQILYGARVSLLIGIVATLISIAIGIVVGALAGYYGGWVDDALMRVTEAFQTLPNFLLLLVLVAVFGSDIVTVTLAIGLVSWPATARLTRAEFLSLRQREFVQACRTLGMGNPRIIFREILPNALPPVIVYAGVVMATAILLESALAFLNLSDPNIASWGNLIGAGKGVLRAQWYVSAIPGVAILVAVLAVSLVGQGLNDALNPRLKGRGP; via the coding sequence ATGGACGCTTTCCGACGCTATCTTCGCAGCCCGCCGGCGGTGATCGGCCTGCTGCTGCTGGTCCTGGTGGTGGCGGCCGCCCTGGCCGCGCCGCTGCTCTATCCGGACGACCCGCTGCGCCTGGCCGGGCGGCCGCTGCAATGGCCCGGCGCCAATCCGCGCTTCCCGCTGGGCACCGATCCCTCGGGCCGCGACATCGCGGCGCAGATCCTCTACGGCGCCCGCGTCTCGCTGCTGATCGGCATCGTCGCCACGCTGATCTCGATCGCCATCGGCATCGTGGTGGGCGCGCTGGCGGGCTATTACGGCGGCTGGGTGGACGATGCGCTGATGCGCGTCACGGAGGCTTTCCAGACCCTGCCGAACTTCCTGCTGCTGCTGGTGCTGGTGGCGGTCTTCGGCTCCGACATCGTGACGGTGACATTGGCGATCGGCCTCGTCTCCTGGCCCGCCACGGCGCGGCTGACCCGGGCGGAGTTCCTGAGCCTGCGGCAGCGGGAATTCGTCCAGGCCTGCCGCACGCTGGGCATGGGCAACCCGCGCATCATCTTCCGCGAGATCCTGCCCAATGCCCTGCCGCCGGTGATCGTCTATGCCGGGGTGGTGATGGCGACCGCGATCCTGCTGGAAAGCGCGCTGGCCTTCCTCAACCTCTCCGACCCGAACATCGCCTCCTGGGGCAACCTGATCGGCGCGGGCAAGGGCGTGCTGCGGGCGCAGTGGTATGTCTCGGCCATCCCGGGCGTGGCGATCCTGGTGGCGGTGCTGGCCGTCTCCCTGGTGGGGCAGGGGCTGAACGATGCGCTGAACCCCCGCCTGAAAGGGCGCGGCCCATGA
- a CDS encoding ABC transporter ATP-binding protein, which translates to MSCLEIRGLSVALPPGADRPYALQDVSLTLEKGKILCVVGESGSGKSMTAGAVMRLLPEGVRVTAGQVLLAGEDLLTRSEAEMRRLRGARVAMIFQEPMTALNPLRSIGDQIGESFRIHTSLDAAEIERRVLALLEEVRIPDPRRALKAYPHELSGGQRQRAMIAMALALEPEVLIADEPTTALDVTTQAQILALIRDLQARHGTAVLFITHDFGVVAEIADRIAVMRQGVVVEQGEAGDILNRPEHPYTRALIAAVPPLRPTAPDGPPRRAAPALMVRGVSKTYGKAGLFRRNRRIVKALDDVSVSLPKGGTLGIVGESGSGKSTLARCVVRLLDPDEGSIRLGGTDLAKLSAREMRAETKRIQMVFQDPFASLNPRRRVGELVAQGPMVHGTPRAEAMARARDLFELVGLRPDAMDRYPHEFSGGQRQRIGLARALALQPEVLVADEAVSALDVSVQAQVLRLLAGLRQRLGLSVLFITHDLRVAAQICDRIAVMHRGRVVEEGLAVQVFGDPQHDYTKSLLASVPGRGWTPPGDLAPVPEEIA; encoded by the coding sequence ATGAGCTGCCTGGAGATCCGCGGCCTTTCCGTCGCCCTGCCGCCGGGCGCCGACCGGCCCTATGCCCTCCAGGACGTGTCCCTGACGCTGGAGAAGGGGAAGATCCTCTGCGTCGTAGGGGAAAGCGGCTCGGGCAAGTCCATGACCGCCGGCGCGGTGATGCGCCTGCTGCCGGAAGGGGTGCGCGTCACCGCCGGGCAGGTGCTGCTGGCGGGCGAGGATCTGCTGACCAGGTCCGAGGCGGAGATGCGCCGCCTGCGGGGGGCGCGCGTCGCGATGATCTTCCAGGAGCCGATGACGGCGCTGAATCCGCTGCGCAGCATCGGCGACCAGATCGGCGAGAGCTTCCGCATCCACACCAGCCTTGATGCCGCGGAGATCGAGCGCCGGGTGCTCGCTTTGCTGGAGGAGGTGCGCATCCCCGATCCGCGCCGGGCGCTGAAAGCCTATCCGCACGAGCTGTCGGGCGGGCAGCGGCAGCGCGCCATGATCGCCATGGCCCTGGCGCTGGAGCCGGAGGTGCTGATCGCCGACGAGCCGACCACGGCGCTCGACGTCACCACCCAGGCGCAGATCCTCGCCCTGATCCGCGACCTGCAGGCACGGCACGGCACGGCGGTGCTGTTCATCACCCACGATTTCGGCGTGGTGGCGGAGATCGCCGACCGGATCGCGGTGATGCGGCAGGGCGTGGTGGTGGAACAGGGCGAGGCCGGGGACATCCTGAACCGGCCGGAGCATCCCTATACCCGCGCCCTGATTGCCGCCGTGCCGCCGCTGCGCCCCACCGCGCCGGATGGCCCGCCACGCCGCGCCGCGCCGGCGCTGATGGTGCGGGGGGTGAGCAAGACCTATGGCAAGGCGGGACTCTTCCGCCGCAACCGGCGCATCGTGAAGGCGCTGGACGATGTCAGCGTCAGCCTGCCCAAGGGCGGCACGCTGGGCATCGTGGGGGAGAGCGGCTCGGGCAAATCCACCCTGGCCCGCTGCGTGGTGCGGCTGCTGGACCCGGACGAGGGCAGCATCCGCCTGGGCGGCACCGACCTCGCGAAGCTCTCGGCGCGCGAGATGCGGGCGGAAACGAAGCGCATCCAGATGGTGTTCCAGGACCCTTTCGCCTCGCTGAACCCCCGCCGCCGGGTGGGCGAGCTGGTGGCGCAGGGGCCGATGGTGCATGGCACGCCGCGCGCGGAGGCCATGGCCCGCGCCCGCGACCTGTTCGAGCTGGTCGGGCTGCGCCCCGATGCCATGGACCGCTACCCGCACGAATTCTCCGGCGGGCAGCGGCAGCGCATCGGCCTGGCCCGGGCGCTGGCCTTGCAGCCCGAGGTGCTGGTGGCGGACGAGGCGGTCTCGGCCCTGGATGTCTCGGTGCAGGCGCAGGTGCTCCGGCTGCTGGCGGGGCTGCGGCAGAGGCTCGGCCTCTCGGTGCTGTTCATCACCCATGACCTGCGCGTCGCGGCGCAGATCTGCGACCGGATCGCGGTGATGCACCGGGGCCGCGTGGTGGAGGAGGGTCTGGCGGTGCAGGTCTTCGGCGATCCGCAGCACGACTACACGAAATCGCTCCTGGCCTCGGTGCCGGGGCGCGGCTGGACGCCGCCGGGCGATCTCGCCCCGGTGCCGGAGGAAATCGCGTGA
- a CDS encoding FAD/NAD(P)-binding protein, with translation MSGLAALEAEVRCDLARLNHPPANWPLGIPLGDGAADGAPVLDVLVVGGGMFGQTAGFALIRDGIRNIRIVDRARRGEEGPWGTYARMPTLRSPKHLTGPDLGIPSLTFRAWWEAQHGAEGWERLYKIHRLDWLAYLLWLRDAAGIPVENETALTALEPVAARGAGDCSAPRCAARAGRKTCCAGRSYWPAGGTVRADRTSPPSLPCRPGWMRRRVPRAGSSTRWTSPSISNASGAGGSPCWVPMPRPSTMPARRWRPASPRSPCSPAAPSCRR, from the coding sequence GTGAGCGGCCTCGCGGCGCTGGAAGCGGAGGTCCGCTGCGACCTCGCCCGGCTGAACCACCCGCCGGCCAACTGGCCCCTCGGCATCCCCCTGGGTGACGGGGCAGCCGACGGGGCGCCGGTGCTGGACGTGCTGGTGGTGGGCGGCGGCATGTTCGGGCAGACCGCCGGCTTCGCGCTGATCCGCGACGGCATCCGCAACATCCGTATCGTCGACCGCGCCCGGCGCGGCGAGGAAGGCCCCTGGGGCACCTATGCCCGCATGCCCACCCTCCGCTCGCCCAAGCACCTGACCGGACCGGATCTCGGCATCCCCTCCCTCACCTTCCGCGCCTGGTGGGAGGCGCAGCACGGCGCCGAGGGCTGGGAGAGGCTCTACAAGATCCACCGGCTGGACTGGCTCGCCTATCTGCTCTGGCTGCGCGACGCGGCGGGCATCCCGGTGGAGAACGAGACGGCGCTGACCGCGCTGGAACCGGTGGCGGCCAGGGGCGCGGGGGATTGCTCCGCGCCACGCTGCGCGGCCCGGGCGGGGAGGAAAACCTGCTGTGCCGGCAGGTCGTACTGGCCGGCGGGCGGGACGGTGCGGGCGGACCGAACATCCCCGCCTTCCCTTCCCTGCCGGCCGGGCTGGATGCGGCGGCGCGTGCCACGGGCCGGGTCTTCCACTCGGTGGACCTCGCCATCGATTTCGAACGCTTCCGGGGCGGGCGGATCGCCGTGCTGGGTGCCAATGCCTCGGCCTTCGACAATGCCGGCACGGCGCTGGAGGCCGGCGTCGCCGAGGTCACCATGTTCGCCCGCCGCGCCTTCCTGCCGCAGGTGA
- a CDS encoding L-2-amino-thiazoline-4-carboxylic acid hydrolase has protein sequence MSQDQTITPIIERRRIEAELLKEVYETLKAKLGREQAQDLIAESVRRSAIAQAAEFAKSAPGGTSLQSFVDIQRHWTAGGALEIETVGRDATHFAFNVTRCRYAEMYKAMGLGEIGHLLSCQRDGAFCEGYDPKLKMERTQTIMGGASHCDFRYRYEESAA, from the coding sequence ATGTCGCAGGACCAGACCATCACCCCGATCATCGAGCGCCGCCGCATCGAGGCGGAGTTGCTGAAGGAGGTCTACGAGACGCTGAAGGCGAAGCTGGGTCGGGAGCAGGCGCAGGATCTCATCGCCGAATCCGTCCGCCGCTCCGCCATCGCCCAGGCCGCTGAATTCGCGAAATCCGCCCCCGGCGGCACCAGCCTGCAGAGCTTCGTGGACATCCAGCGCCACTGGACCGCCGGCGGGGCGCTGGAGATCGAGACGGTGGGCCGCGACGCGACGCATTTCGCCTTCAACGTCACCCGCTGCCGCTATGCCGAGATGTACAAGGCGATGGGGCTGGGCGAGATCGGGCACCTGCTGTCCTGCCAGCGCGACGGCGCCTTCTGCGAGGGCTATGACCCGAAGCTGAAGATGGAGCGGACGCAGACCATCATGGGCGGCGCCTCGCATTGCGACTTCCGCTACCGCTATGAGGAAAGCGCCGCCTGA